A genome region from Mycobacterium florentinum includes the following:
- a CDS encoding CaiB/BaiF CoA transferase family protein, producing the protein MTSTSATSRLPLSALRVLDLTEGAAEWCGRILADLGAEVIRIEPPGGSPGRRDQVGFALRNANKAGVAVDLDDPAGRSALLDLAADADILLESFTHAQAQARALTPAALSSANPALVVVSITDFGRTGPHRDRVATEDVLAAAGGVLSRSGLPGGTPLLPPRGVVSLTVGVHAAWAALVAYVKRTRTGAGEHVDVSALEAVVHGFDPGFGSQGSAAAGRSEDFPRGRPDAANFYPIYPCADGHVRVCLLATRQWRAMFSWLGEPPEFADPRYDAIPARFAASDRLNPLIAALFADRARDELIAEGTARGIPIAGVLSVDEVLASDHFTGTGTLVAAEIAEELRATVPSGYTFVDGVRAGLRRRAPEPGEHNHLLTTARSTRPDHDLGLAALPSGAPPLSGLRMLDLGVIVFGAELGRLFADYGADVIKVENSAFPDGLRQTRKGGGMNASFAWGHRNKRGLGLDLRSADGARLFRELVADSDIVSANFKPGTLESLGFSHAELARINPRIVVTDSSAFGSRGPWRSRMGYGPLVRASCGLSSLWRDIDADPHQPSAFCDGSTVYPDHIAGHAAAVAALAAVIGRGATGAGHAIEVPQADVAVYALGPTLASHSSRAPGAGRIDAEGNRRTGVAPAGVFPCAGDDEWCVISVRDDDDWQALAAVTGLPDDPELRDAAERSARRAEIEERLAAWTAGHEAAHIEETLQAVGVPAAAMVRLPEELTHPQLLARDSFHTLAHPLLSRPIPTAARIAAFSTIPDPALRPAPTPGQHTREICASLLRMKPDEIDGLVTAGVLQPPPEDPATAPTHAPIAGQQ; encoded by the coding sequence TTGACCTCCACGTCCGCGACGTCGCGGTTGCCGTTGAGCGCGCTGCGCGTCCTCGACCTCACCGAGGGTGCCGCGGAATGGTGTGGCCGCATCCTGGCCGACCTCGGGGCCGAAGTCATCCGCATCGAGCCGCCCGGCGGCTCTCCCGGGCGCCGGGACCAGGTGGGCTTTGCGTTGCGCAACGCAAACAAGGCCGGGGTGGCCGTCGACCTCGATGATCCCGCCGGCCGGTCGGCGTTGCTGGACCTCGCGGCCGATGCCGACATCCTGCTGGAGTCCTTCACCCACGCGCAGGCCCAGGCCCGTGCGTTGACACCGGCGGCGCTTTCGTCGGCAAATCCCGCCCTGGTGGTCGTGTCGATCACCGATTTCGGGCGTACCGGTCCGCACCGCGACCGGGTGGCCACCGAGGATGTTCTCGCTGCCGCCGGCGGTGTGCTGTCGCGATCGGGGCTGCCCGGCGGCACCCCGCTGCTGCCGCCCCGCGGGGTGGTGTCGCTGACCGTCGGTGTGCACGCCGCGTGGGCCGCCCTCGTGGCGTACGTGAAGCGGACACGCACCGGCGCGGGCGAACATGTCGACGTCTCGGCGCTGGAAGCCGTGGTCCACGGGTTCGATCCGGGCTTCGGGTCGCAGGGTTCGGCGGCCGCCGGACGTTCCGAAGACTTTCCGCGCGGGCGGCCCGACGCCGCCAATTTCTATCCGATCTATCCCTGCGCCGACGGCCACGTCCGGGTCTGTCTGCTGGCCACCCGGCAATGGCGCGCCATGTTCTCCTGGCTGGGCGAGCCGCCCGAGTTCGCCGATCCGCGCTATGACGCGATCCCGGCCCGCTTTGCGGCTTCCGACCGGCTGAACCCGCTGATCGCCGCCCTCTTCGCCGACCGTGCCCGCGACGAGTTGATCGCCGAGGGCACCGCGCGAGGAATCCCGATCGCCGGGGTGCTCAGTGTCGACGAGGTGCTTGCCAGCGATCACTTCACCGGCACGGGCACCCTGGTGGCGGCCGAGATCGCCGAGGAGCTGCGCGCAACCGTGCCGTCCGGTTACACGTTCGTCGACGGTGTGCGGGCCGGACTGCGTCGGCGCGCGCCTGAGCCCGGCGAGCACAACCACTTGCTGACCACCGCCCGCTCGACTCGACCCGATCACGATCTCGGGCTGGCGGCGTTGCCGAGCGGGGCGCCGCCGCTGAGTGGTCTGCGAATGCTTGACCTTGGCGTGATCGTGTTCGGCGCCGAACTCGGCCGGCTGTTCGCCGATTACGGCGCCGACGTCATCAAGGTCGAGAACTCCGCGTTCCCCGACGGCCTGCGTCAGACCCGTAAGGGCGGCGGAATGAACGCCTCGTTCGCGTGGGGCCATCGCAACAAGCGCGGCCTTGGTCTCGACTTACGCAGTGCCGACGGAGCACGCCTGTTCCGCGAGCTGGTCGCCGACAGCGACATCGTGTCCGCGAACTTCAAGCCCGGCACCCTCGAATCGCTGGGATTCAGCCACGCCGAGCTTGCCCGCATCAACCCCCGCATCGTCGTCACGGACAGCAGCGCCTTCGGCAGCCGCGGCCCGTGGCGAAGCCGGATGGGCTACGGCCCGCTGGTCCGCGCATCGTGCGGCCTGTCGTCGCTGTGGCGTGACATCGACGCCGATCCCCACCAGCCCAGCGCGTTCTGCGACGGCTCGACGGTCTATCCCGACCACATCGCCGGTCATGCCGCAGCGGTCGCGGCGCTGGCCGCCGTCATCGGCCGGGGCGCTACCGGAGCCGGCCACGCGATCGAAGTCCCCCAGGCCGACGTGGCGGTGTATGCGCTTGGTCCCACCCTGGCCTCCCACTCCAGCCGAGCCCCCGGCGCGGGACGCATCGATGCCGAGGGCAACCGACGCACCGGCGTCGCGCCCGCCGGCGTGTTCCCCTGCGCCGGTGACGACGAGTGGTGCGTGATCTCCGTGCGCGACGACGACGATTGGCAGGCCCTGGCCGCAGTCACCGGGTTGCCCGATGACCCAGAGCTGCGCGACGCCGCGGAGCGCAGCGCCCGCCGCGCAGAAATCGAGGAACGGCTCGCCGCTTGGACCGCCGGCCACGAGGCCGCGCACATCGAAGAGACGCTGCAGGCCGTCGGGGTTCCGGCCGCGGCGATGGTGCGTCTGCCCGAAGAACTCACTCATCCGCAATTGCTCGCGCGCGACTCGTTCCACACCTTGGCGCACCCCCTGCTGTCCCGGCCGATCCCGACCGCCGCGCGCATCGCTGCCTTCTCGACCATTCCCGATCCCGCACTGCGACCCGCGCCCACGCCCGGGCAGCACACCCGAGAGATCTGCGCCTCGCTGCTACGCATGAAACCCGACGAGATCGACGGCCTCGTCACCGCCGGGGTACTGCAGCCGCCGCCCGAGGATCCCGCCACCGCACCGACGCACGCGCCCATCGCGGGCCAACAGTGA
- a CDS encoding aldehyde dehydrogenase, giving the protein MNVHEELLVGGEWRKPASKARISVVCPSTEETIGQVPDAGAEDVDVAVRAARSAFDQGAWRAMNVSERVEVLERALQLLGSRIDEIGTLVTAQMGLPTSIAGIQIPSALETGRFFLRVAQDDSVSEVRQTQMCAAAVVKEPVGVVASIAPWNGPFNMAISKIIPALVTGCSVVYKPAPETPLDAFFIAEALTGAGLPAGVFNLITGDRETGAALVDHPGIDKVSFTGSTAAGREIGRQCGGSFKRLQLELGGKSAAIVLEDADIATTMAGLAMGCFFNTGQVCAAYSRVLLPASRYDEFTAALVATAESFVVGDPFDPATTMGPLVSARQRDRVLSYIDTGKDEGAVIATGGGSPAGLDKGFYVQPTVFTGAQNSMRICREEIFGPVASVLRYETLDEAIAIANDSDYGLHGAVFTTDPQRAVEAARRVHTGTFSVNAFVYNAEAPFGGVKNSGIGRDTGPEAVQAYYELKTINLDAPTAALFN; this is encoded by the coding sequence GTGAACGTGCATGAGGAATTGCTCGTAGGCGGCGAGTGGCGCAAACCCGCGTCGAAGGCACGGATCAGCGTGGTCTGCCCGTCCACCGAGGAGACCATCGGACAGGTGCCCGACGCCGGCGCCGAGGACGTCGACGTGGCGGTGCGTGCCGCCCGCAGCGCGTTCGATCAGGGAGCCTGGCGGGCCATGAACGTGTCCGAACGGGTCGAGGTGCTCGAGCGCGCTCTGCAGCTGCTCGGGTCACGGATCGACGAGATCGGCACCCTGGTGACCGCACAGATGGGTCTGCCGACCAGCATTGCCGGCATTCAGATCCCCAGCGCGCTGGAGACCGGACGTTTCTTTCTCCGTGTCGCACAGGATGATTCGGTCAGCGAAGTCAGACAGACACAGATGTGCGCCGCGGCGGTGGTCAAGGAACCGGTCGGTGTGGTCGCGTCGATCGCGCCGTGGAACGGCCCCTTCAACATGGCGATCTCCAAGATCATCCCGGCACTGGTGACCGGCTGCAGCGTCGTCTACAAACCGGCCCCGGAGACCCCGCTCGACGCCTTCTTTATCGCCGAGGCGCTCACCGGGGCGGGCCTGCCCGCGGGGGTGTTCAACCTGATCACCGGCGACCGGGAAACCGGTGCGGCACTGGTGGATCACCCCGGGATCGACAAGGTCAGCTTCACCGGGTCCACCGCCGCCGGCCGCGAAATCGGCCGCCAGTGCGGCGGCAGCTTCAAGCGCCTGCAGCTCGAACTGGGCGGCAAGTCAGCGGCAATCGTTCTCGAGGACGCCGACATCGCGACCACCATGGCGGGGCTGGCGATGGGCTGCTTTTTCAATACCGGTCAGGTGTGTGCGGCCTACAGTCGCGTACTGCTACCGGCTAGTCGCTACGACGAATTCACCGCCGCCCTGGTGGCCACCGCCGAATCGTTCGTGGTGGGCGATCCGTTCGACCCCGCGACCACCATGGGCCCACTGGTTTCGGCGCGTCAGCGCGATCGGGTGCTGTCCTACATCGATACCGGCAAGGACGAGGGTGCCGTCATCGCTACCGGCGGTGGCAGTCCCGCGGGCCTGGACAAGGGGTTCTACGTCCAACCCACCGTGTTCACCGGAGCGCAGAACTCGATGCGAATCTGCCGTGAGGAAATCTTCGGACCGGTGGCCTCGGTGCTGCGCTACGAAACTCTCGATGAAGCCATCGCGATCGCCAACGACTCCGACTACGGGCTGCATGGCGCGGTGTTCACCACGGACCCACAACGGGCCGTCGAGGCCGCACGCCGGGTGCACACCGGCACCTTCAGCGTCAACGCGTTCGTGTACAACGCCGAAGCGCCCTTTGGCGGAGTAAAGAACTCCGGCATCGGACGGGACACCGGACCCGAAGCCGTGCAGGCCTATTACGAGTTGAAGACGATCAACCTCGACGCACCGACCGCGGCCCTTTTCAACTGA
- a CDS encoding cytochrome P450: MTTTEAVPADLVVDFDVYDPALAAPVDVFNQRIVEVAGVGPLVYSPLYGGHWIVTRYQEITEVLRDPARFSSYPNNLIPHGFGKFIPLEYDPPTHTVYRRALQPLFNPHRMNAMEPQVRAIVTELIDGFAARGSAEFISEFAHELPARVFLALMGWPLADAPMFTEATDTTLHGIPGASEEESIAARAEAAGRMMAYFAAIVADRRNGSADASDVTASIINSDIVIDGQPRPLTDDELCNIFMLLLIAGLHTTQGSLAWGLMHLGAHREQRDALVGDPSLIPAAVEEVLRMEAAVSAGRSVVHDTELGGVHLRAGDQLLVVLAGANRDEREFDHPDDLQVTRSPNRHMSFGAGPHRCLGSHLARVMLRIAFEELFRRLPDIEPDPDRPSVSNTAQVRGVLELHIRFTPEGPAA, translated from the coding sequence ATGACCACCACCGAAGCAGTCCCCGCGGATCTGGTTGTCGATTTCGACGTGTACGACCCCGCCCTGGCCGCGCCCGTAGACGTGTTCAACCAGCGAATTGTGGAGGTGGCCGGCGTCGGCCCGTTGGTCTACTCCCCTTTGTACGGTGGGCACTGGATCGTCACGCGGTACCAGGAGATCACCGAGGTGCTCCGCGACCCCGCCCGATTCTCCAGCTACCCGAACAACTTGATACCGCACGGGTTTGGCAAGTTCATTCCTCTCGAGTACGACCCGCCCACCCACACCGTGTACCGGCGGGCGCTGCAACCGCTTTTCAATCCGCACCGGATGAACGCGATGGAACCGCAAGTGCGCGCCATCGTGACCGAGTTGATCGACGGGTTCGCCGCCCGCGGGTCGGCGGAGTTCATCTCCGAATTCGCCCATGAGTTGCCTGCGCGCGTGTTCCTCGCATTGATGGGCTGGCCACTGGCGGACGCGCCGATGTTCACCGAAGCCACCGACACCACACTGCACGGCATCCCTGGCGCCAGCGAGGAAGAGTCCATCGCCGCCCGGGCCGAAGCGGCGGGCAGGATGATGGCCTACTTCGCGGCAATAGTCGCCGATCGGCGCAACGGCTCTGCGGACGCCTCGGATGTGACGGCATCGATCATCAACAGCGACATCGTGATTGACGGTCAGCCGCGGCCACTCACCGACGACGAGTTGTGCAACATTTTCATGCTGCTACTCATCGCCGGTTTGCATACCACTCAAGGATCGTTGGCCTGGGGCCTCATGCACCTCGGGGCCCACCGCGAGCAGCGGGATGCGCTAGTCGGTGACCCCAGCCTGATCCCCGCGGCAGTGGAGGAAGTACTACGCATGGAGGCCGCGGTGTCCGCGGGACGCAGCGTGGTCCACGACACCGAACTGGGCGGCGTGCACCTACGGGCGGGCGATCAGCTGCTGGTCGTGCTCGCCGGCGCCAACCGCGACGAGCGGGAGTTCGACCATCCGGACGACTTGCAAGTGACCCGCTCGCCCAACCGGCACATGTCGTTTGGCGCGGGCCCACACCGATGCCTTGGCTCTCATCTGGCACGCGTGATGCTGCGCATCGCCTTCGAGGAGCTGTTCCGTCGGCTCCCCGACATCGAGCCCGATCCCGACCGGCCGTCGGTATCGAACACCGCGCAGGTGCGTGGCGTACTGGAGTTGCACATCCGCTTCACCCCTGAGGGGCCTGCAGCGTAA
- a CDS encoding aromatic ring-hydroxylating oxygenase subunit alpha, producing MARALTAQEGRIAKVLDHLKNGTTDEYDQVVTVQPGEFTDPAIAARERELIFGRVPSIVCHGDEIARPGDFLTVQMPRNKVIVVRQRDGSVKSFVNHCRHRGALLEDRERGSCRLFSCGYHRWSYNPDGSLRAVTRGNTFGDVDRAAHGLIELPTEERHGFVWMVDEATASIDVADWLGEAVDEMLAGYRIDRLVTFRSAGYDEPVNWKIMQDAFIDNYHIQYAHPNSAGKHVYTNVQSVEDYGRHVRMTTPRKSIDRVVADEPPYEGLAKHIIEGHFLLPNSTLLRQTTHFELLTFRPHPSEPGRCRMEMRLLVPTVEDTGMDEAKWQRLWEKNWDILQAVLYDEDFPLLRGSQAAMESANAGPMLLGRNELVNHIFRRELHKLTS from the coding sequence ATGGCACGGGCTTTGACGGCGCAAGAAGGACGCATCGCAAAGGTGCTCGACCACCTGAAAAACGGCACCACCGATGAATACGACCAGGTGGTGACGGTGCAGCCCGGTGAGTTCACCGACCCGGCGATCGCCGCGCGGGAACGGGAGCTGATATTCGGCAGGGTGCCGTCCATTGTGTGCCACGGCGACGAGATAGCGCGCCCGGGCGACTTTCTTACCGTGCAGATGCCGCGCAACAAGGTCATCGTGGTGCGTCAGCGAGACGGCAGCGTGAAGTCGTTTGTGAACCACTGCCGGCACCGCGGTGCGCTACTGGAGGACCGGGAGCGCGGTAGTTGTCGGCTGTTCTCCTGCGGATATCATCGCTGGTCTTACAATCCGGACGGTTCGCTGCGCGCGGTGACGCGCGGTAACACGTTCGGCGACGTGGATCGGGCCGCACACGGGCTCATCGAGTTGCCCACCGAGGAGCGCCACGGATTCGTGTGGATGGTCGACGAGGCTACTGCTTCCATCGACGTCGCCGACTGGCTGGGCGAAGCGGTCGACGAGATGCTGGCCGGCTACCGGATCGATCGGCTGGTCACTTTCCGCAGCGCCGGTTACGACGAGCCGGTCAACTGGAAGATCATGCAGGACGCGTTCATCGACAACTACCACATCCAGTACGCGCACCCGAATTCTGCGGGAAAGCATGTGTACACCAACGTGCAGAGTGTCGAGGACTATGGCCGCCACGTCCGGATGACAACGCCGCGCAAATCGATCGACCGCGTGGTGGCCGACGAGCCGCCCTACGAGGGGTTGGCCAAGCACATCATCGAGGGACATTTCCTGTTGCCGAACAGCACCTTGCTGCGCCAAACCACGCACTTCGAGTTGTTGACGTTTCGGCCTCATCCCAGTGAGCCGGGCCGGTGCCGGATGGAGATGCGACTCCTGGTGCCCACCGTCGAGGACACCGGAATGGATGAGGCGAAGTGGCAACGGCTTTGGGAGAAGAACTGGGACATCCTGCAGGCAGTGCTCTACGACGAAGACTTTCCGCTGCTGCGCGGTTCGCAGGCAGCCATGGAAAGCGCAAACGCGGGTCCGATGCTGTTGGGGCGAAATGAGTTGGTGAACCATATATTCCGCCGAGAGTTGCACAAGCTGACCTCGTGA
- a CDS encoding SDR family NAD(P)-dependent oxidoreductase: MTADQPRGRNGSPGTYDLTGTTVVVTGGNTGIGAALARGVGRAGAAVAIWARNDDRNQATVAALRAEGIEAWSVVCDVAVEPDVEQAMAATLQRFGRVDSLFANAGIAAATPYVETTLADWQRVMQTNLDGSFLTTRAAARHMIDRGSGSIVVVSSMVSRYGAARQAAYAVTKSGLVGLGRTLAVELARHGIRVNILVPGWTITAMNEFLRADPKFMKAATARIPVRRWATDEDYLDIAPFLAHSGLTYHTGNEVVVDGGYSVF, encoded by the coding sequence GTGACTGCCGATCAGCCGCGGGGCCGCAACGGTTCACCGGGCACCTACGATCTGACGGGCACGACTGTGGTAGTCACCGGTGGCAATACCGGGATCGGCGCCGCGCTGGCTCGCGGTGTCGGGCGAGCCGGTGCCGCGGTCGCGATCTGGGCGCGAAACGACGACCGCAATCAGGCCACCGTGGCAGCGTTGCGCGCCGAGGGGATCGAGGCATGGTCGGTGGTCTGCGATGTCGCTGTCGAACCCGATGTCGAACAGGCAATGGCCGCAACCCTGCAACGATTCGGTCGCGTCGACAGCCTGTTCGCCAATGCCGGCATCGCGGCCGCGACCCCGTACGTCGAAACGACGTTGGCCGATTGGCAGCGGGTCATGCAAACCAACCTGGACGGCAGCTTCCTCACCACCCGCGCCGCGGCCCGGCACATGATCGACCGGGGCAGCGGATCCATCGTGGTGGTGTCGTCGATGGTCTCGCGCTACGGTGCTGCTCGCCAGGCGGCGTATGCCGTCACCAAGAGCGGCTTGGTCGGTCTGGGCCGCACCCTCGCGGTGGAACTGGCCCGCCACGGCATCCGGGTGAACATCCTGGTCCCGGGATGGACGATCACCGCGATGAACGAATTCCTGCGTGCCGACCCAAAGTTCATGAAAGCCGCGACTGCGCGAATTCCGGTGCGCCGCTGGGCGACCGATGAGGATTACCTCGACATCGCGCCGTTTCTCGCCCACAGCGGACTGACCTACCACACCGGCAATGAAGTGGTAGTCGACGGCGGCTATAGCGTGTTCTGA
- a CDS encoding SDR family NAD(P)-dependent oxidoreductase, whose product MSTTDGVLDLFSITGRVAIVTGAGSGLGAGFARALAEAGADVVIAGRRQGHLEAAAHSVRAVGRECLAVTTDVTRPQDCAALVEAAVNQFGRVDVLVNNAGISHVTPASRERPEDFASVVEVNLFGAYWVAQACAGVMGSGSSIINVSSMLGLVKSQLPQAAYAASKAGLIGLTRDLSNQWAARKGIRVNAIAPGFVETDMISEMSEETLGRFLAGCSLGRVATQREIDAVVVFLASPASSYITGSTIAVDGGTSGH is encoded by the coding sequence GTGTCGACGACCGACGGTGTGCTCGACCTGTTCAGCATCACGGGGCGGGTGGCAATCGTGACCGGGGCGGGCAGCGGTCTGGGTGCCGGCTTCGCCCGCGCACTGGCCGAGGCCGGTGCCGATGTGGTGATTGCCGGTCGCCGGCAGGGCCACTTGGAAGCCGCCGCGCACAGCGTTCGCGCCGTGGGGCGCGAATGCCTGGCGGTAACCACCGACGTCACACGTCCGCAGGATTGTGCGGCTCTGGTCGAGGCGGCAGTCAACCAGTTCGGCCGCGTCGACGTGCTGGTGAACAACGCCGGGATTTCCCACGTGACGCCCGCGTCGCGCGAACGACCCGAGGATTTCGCGTCGGTGGTCGAGGTGAACCTGTTCGGCGCCTATTGGGTGGCGCAGGCCTGTGCCGGTGTGATGGGCAGCGGCTCGAGCATCATCAATGTCTCCAGCATGCTCGGATTGGTCAAATCTCAACTGCCGCAAGCGGCTTATGCCGCGAGTAAGGCCGGACTGATCGGTCTGACCAGAGACTTGTCCAACCAGTGGGCCGCCCGCAAAGGCATTCGTGTCAATGCGATCGCGCCGGGATTCGTCGAGACCGACATGATCAGCGAGATGTCGGAGGAAACGCTGGGCCGTTTCCTGGCGGGATGTTCGCTGGGGCGGGTCGCCACTCAGCGCGAGATCGACGCTGTGGTGGTGTTTTTGGCCAGTCCGGCGTCCAGCTACATCACCGGCTCAACGATCGCCGTCGATGGAGGCACTTCGGGTCACTGA